From Prevotella sp. oral taxon 299 str. F0039:
TTGAAATATAAAGAAGATCGTGGACTATACCAACACGATAAGCGTATGTTATATGTCTCAACAGGAGTGGGAGGAGCTCTTCCTTTCCGTTTTGGTGTGCCTCCAACAATAACAGTTATAACCTTACATACAACAAAATGAAACTCTTATACCGCATTTATCAGCTTTTTATAGCACTGCCTCTCATTGCTATTGCCACGTTGTTAACAGCCCTAACAACCACCATTGGTTGCACAATAGGTAACGGAAACTTTTGGGGTTATTATCCTGGAATGATATGGGGACGTGTGGTTCTCGCTCTACTTCTTTTGCCTGTTAAGGTCGAAGGACGTGAGCATTTAAAGAAAGGACAATCTTATGTTTTTGTGAGTAACCATCAAGGAGCTTTCGATATCTTTTTAATTTATGGCTATCTTGGTCGTAATTTCAAATGGATGATGAAATATCAATTGCGCAAAATGCCCTTTGTGGGTCGTGCTTGTGCCGCTGCCCATCATATATTTGTAGATAAACGCACCCCAAAGAAAGTGAAAGAAACCATCGATCATGCACGTTCTATTTTGCAACAAGGCATGTCTTTAACGATATTTCCAGAGGGAGCACGTTCGTTTACAGGGCACATGGGAGTGTTTAAACGTGGCTCTTTTAATCTTGCTGACGAACTTCAATTGCCAATTGTACCCATAACCATTAACGGATCGTTCGACGTTATGCCCCGAACTCGTGATATGCGTTGGGTGAACTGGCACCCTTTAAGACTCACCATTCATCAACCTATTGAGCCAAAAGGTCAGGGAACAGAAAATATTAAAGCTCTACTCGATGAGAGTTACAAAGTGGTGATGAGCGGATTGGTAAAAGAGTATCAAGGATTTGCTGAAAATCCCGATCAATAAACCGCAGAGAAAACTATCGAAGAGTATATTCTTTTTAATAAAATAAACCCCATAAAAGTGGTGTAATTGCAGAGCTAATGCAGTTGCACCACTTCTTTTTAGAGACTTATTTGTTGCCATTGTTAGTGTAATGATAAGAGTTTTCTGTGTATTATTATTGTCCTCGAAGAATAAAAACAACCCTTTTATAACCTAAAAGTATTGATATTGTATCACAAAAGCAATGTTTTTATAAAGTAAAAGCACCCTTTTTGTTTTGTTATTTGTATCTTATTGATAATCAATGTGAAACTGTATTGTTATAATAATGTATATAAATTCTATCTTATCTGATTTTATTTTAAATCTAATTATAGTTTTCAATTGTTTTTTCTATTCTGTATGTAATCCAATAATGTTAATAATTCAATGTGTATGCCAATGAAATGAACGAAAATAATGTTGATGCAGAATCGCTTTCAAAGCTGATTCTAGTGTTAGACGATTATATTCAGGAATTGAAAGAAACAGAATGATGTTTTAGATAATGAATAATTCTAATTGAAAGTGAGTGTGTTTATTCTCAATATATTTTCTTTTTTCTTGTTGCAAGCACGTAAAAAAGGACTTAAAGATGGTGGTTCTCAATAAAAAACGTTAACTTTGCAATATATAGTTATGTGTATGAATCAAAGCGACAGCATTGTAATCATTCCCACTTATAATGAAAAGGAGAATGTAGAAAACATCATTCGAGCAGTATTTGCATTGGATAAGTGTTTTCATATATTGATAATTGACGATGGAAGTCCCGACGGAACCGCATCAATTGTTCAACGCTTGCAAGCCGAAGAGTTTGCAGATCGACTCTTTTTGATAGAACGTCAAGGTAAATTAGGATTAGGAACAGCCTATATAACAGGCTTTAAATGGGCATTAGAAAACAACTACGACTATATTTTTGAAATGGATGCCGATTTCAGTCACGCTCCTTCAGACCTTCCACGATTATACAATGCGTGCGCACAAGAAGGCTATGATGTAGCAATTGGCTCACGATATGTAAGTGGAGTGAACGTTGTGAACTGGCCAATAGGACGAGTGTTAATGAGCTATTTTGCATCGAAATATGTTCGTTTCATCACTGGTTTTAAGGTACACGATACCACTGCGGGTTTTAAATGCTATCGAAGAAAGGTATTAGAAACCATTCCTTTAGATCAAGTTCGCTTTAAAGGCTATGGATTTCAAATCGAAATGAAATATACAGCCTATAAAATTGGATTTAAAATAAAAGAAGTTCCTGTTGTATTTGTTAATCGACAAGAAGGTGTTAGCAAAATGAGCGGAGGCATATTTGGTGAAGCTTTCTTTGGAGTGATGCGCCTTCGATGGGACGGTTGGTTTAGAAAATATCCCAAGATAAGCCATTAATAGCAATAATAAGCATGAATCGTGTTAGTCGATTCATGCCCTTTTCTTTTATAAACATTATTGTTTAAATAGTAGTATTTAATGAAACTTAGCGACATAGCTACACTCTATGGGGCTTTGCCACAAGCTATTGCCCTACGTAAGACACTCAGTGATAACGCAACAAACACCATTTGGCTAAAAAATATCAAGGCATCTGCAGTTCCATTGCTATTTGCTTCGGTTGCGCCAAAAGCACAACAAGTATTTGTTTTCATTCTTGCTGATGCCGACGAAGCAGGCTATTTTTATAACGATTTAGCGCAAATAATGGGTAAAGAGCAAGTAATGTTCTTTCCATCTTCATACAGAAGGGCAGTGAAATATGGTCAACACGATCCCGCAAGTGAGATATTGCGAACCGAAGTACTTGCAACTCTATCGGCAAAAGAAAACTCTGATACCCTCAATAAGCAACCTTTGTTTATCGTTAGCTATCCCGAAGCCATTGCAGAGATGGTGGTTTCGAAGCAATTGATTAGCGATAAGGTGGTAAAAGTGGCTGTTTCGCAGGTAATAGACCTTGTAGAACTGCGCAAAAGACTATTAGAATTGGGCTTTAGCGAATGTGATTACGTTTATGAACCAGGTCAATTTGCCATCAGAGGTAGTCTTTTAGACATCTATTCGTTTTCTCATGAATATCCTTATCGTGTCGATTTCTTTGGCGATGAGGTCGATTCTATTCGCACATTCGATATCGAAAGTCAGCTATCTCGTGATAAAAAGGAAAGTATTGAGATATTGCCTGAATTGTCAACAGAGACTAATGAGCGAGTACCTTTATTGCGTTTCTTGCCCCAAGGGGCTATTGTGGCAATGAAAGACCAATCGTTTGTGCATCAAACAATAGATAATATCTATCGTGAAGGCTTTACATCTGCTGCTATAACAGAGCGTCTTTCGGGCGCAACAGAGCAAGAACAAGCTGAAATAGAGCGTGAATTGTGTCGTGAAAACATATTATGTAGCGCTTCGATGTTTGTTGATGACATTTCGAAAGTAAAGCGAATAGAATTTGGTTCCTCTCCTGTTTCTGTTCCAAATGCCACTATCGAGTTTAATATAACGCCTCAACCGCTCTTTCATAAGAACTTCGAATTGTTGAAAAAAACCTTCGAAGACTTTGTATTAAAAGGCTATAAACTCTATATCTTTGCTGATAGTGCCAAACAACAGCAGCGTTTATATGATATATTGAATAGCGAAGTAAATGAGAAAAACGAAGCAGTTAAGGTGTCGGAGATAAAGAAATTAGACTTTATCTCAGTGGATAAGACCATTCATGAGGGCTTTATTGATAATGATTTAGGGGTTTGTTTCTTTACAGATCATCAGATATTTGATCGTTTCCACAAGTATAATTTGAAGTCAGATGGCGCCCGTGCGGGTAAAATGGCATTGACTTTAAAGGAATTACAAGAGATGGAACCAGGCGATTTCATTGTTCATGTAGACTTTGGTATAGGTAAATTCGGTGGATTAGTGCGTGTTCCAAGTGGCGAGAGCTATCAAGAAATGATTCGAATTATTTACAATAACAATGATAAAGTAGATATTTCGATTCATTCTCTCTATAAAATCAGCAAGTATAAACGTGGAGATACAGAACAACCACCACGCCTTTCAACCTTAGGAACAGGTGCTTGGGAACGTATTAAAGAGCGAACCAAGAAGCGAATAAAAGACATTGCTCGTGATTTGATTAAGCTTTATGCCAAGAGAAGACATGAGAAAGGCTTTGCTTTTAGTGTTGATTCGTTTCTACAACATGAGCTTGAAGCCAGCTTTTTATATGAAGATACACCCGATCAGCTAAAAGCTACGCAAGAAGTTAAAGCCGATATGGAGAGCGGAAGACCTATGGATAGGCTTGTTTGTGGTGATGTTGGATTTGGAAAGACCGAAGTTGCTATTCGAGCAGCATTCAAAGCGGCTTGCGACAACAAACAAGTTGCGGTGCTAGTGCCTACAACAGTGTTGGCATATCAGCACTTTCAAAGCTTTAGTTCACGCTTAAAAGGTTTGCCAGTAAAGGTAGATTATCTTTCAAGAGCACGCACTGCAAAACAAACAAAGCAAGTTCTTACCGACCTAGAGAAGGGTGATTTAAGCATACTTATAGGCACCCACAAACTCATTAGCAAAGCAGTTAAGTGGCACGACCTAGGTCTTTTGATTATAGATGAGGAGCAAAAGTTTGGCGTTTCGGTGAAAGAAAAGCTTAGAACCATTAAAACTAATGTCGATACGCTAACGATGTCTGCCACACCTATACCACGAACACTTCAGTTTTCGTTAATGGGAGCGAGAGACATGAGCATCATTCGCACTCCACCTCCTAACCGTTATCCTATTCATACCGAGCTTTCTGAGTTCTCATCAGATGTTATTCGAGATGCAATTAACTTCGAAATGAGTCGCAATGGACAAGTCTATTTTGTGAACGATCGTATAAGTAATTTGCAAGAGCTGTCGAATCTTATCTTAAAATATATCCCTGATTGTCGTCTTGCGATAGGACATGGACGCATGCAGCCTGAAGAATTAGAGCAAATCATTATGGGCTTTATGAATCATGATTATGATGTTCTGCTCTCAACAACTATCATTGAGAGTGGAATAGATATCTCTAATGCCAACACAATCATCATAAATGATGCGCATCGCTTTGGTTTATCCGACCTACATCAAATGCGTGGACGTGTAGGAAGAAGCAATAGAAAGGCGTTTTGCTATCTTCTTGCTCCCCCAAAGAGCCTACTAAAGCAAGATGCAAGGCGCAGATTAGAGGCTTTAGAGACCTTTTCTGAATTGGGAAGTGGCTTTAGTTTGTCGATGCAAGACTTGGATATACGAGGTGCGGGCAATCTTCTTGGCTCTGAACAAAGCGGTTTTATTGAAGATTTAGGTTATGAAACCTACCAAAAGATATTGACTCAGGCTGTTACAGAACTAAAGAATGATGAGTTCTTCGATTTATATCAAGAGCAAATCGATGCAGGAGAAGCTATTAAAGCGAGTGACTTTGTGGAAGATTGTGCAGTGGATTCTGACCTAGAAATGTACTTTCCAGATAGCTATGTACCTGGAAGTAGTGAGCGAATGTTGCTTTATCGAGAATTAGATAATATCGAGTCGGACGATGCTTTACACGCTTATAAACAGCGATTGTTAGACCGTTTTGGCGAAATTCCATATCAGGCAGAAGAATTGATGAATGTTGTCGCTTTGCGAAGACTCGGAAAGAACATGGGAATTGAAAAGATAATACTTCGTCAAGGTCGTATGAATTTGCAGTTAGTAGGCAACACTAATAGTGCATATTATAAGAGTGAAGCATTCGGAAGACTTATTAATTACGTGGGAAACAACCCTCGAAGCTGTAATATAAAGGAACATAAAGGACTTAGAATGGTTACAATTGCAAGTGTTCCAACAGTGAATAAGGCGGTAGAGGTGTTGCAATTGATAGAAAATTGCTAAGCCTTTCTGTCGTTTGCCCCTATATCTTAAGGTGTAAAAGAATAATAGTGTTAGACAATTGGATATGCCAATGCATCTAACACTATTGCTTTTTATGAGGTAAAAGGTGAACTATAAAAATTCAACTTTAGGTACATCTTTCAACGAATTACTAATTTCTTGGTCTGAGATGCTATAGTTTTGCAAGTCACCATTTAGATAACTTTCGTATGCAGTCATATCAATTAAACCGTGACCAGATAGGTTAAACAATAGAACTTTAGCCTCTCCGCTTTCCTTACACTTAATTGCTTCACGAATAGTAGCGGCAATTGCGTGTCCACTTTCAGGCGCAGGAATGATTCCTTCGGTACGTGCAAAGAGCATACTAGCATCGAAAGACTCTAACTGTGGAATGTCTTCGCCTCGCATTAGTCCATCTTTTATGAGCTGAGAAACAAGTGTTCCTGCTCCATGATAGCGCAAACCGCCAGCATGAATGTTTGCAGGTTTGAAGTCATGGCCTAGAGTATACATTGGAAGAAGAGGCGTATAGCCAGCTTCATCACCAAAATCGTATTCAAATTTACCACGAGTTAGTTTGGGACAGCTTTCTGGTTCTACCGCAATAAACTCAGTTTTCTTTCCAGAAAGAAGGGTATGGCGCATGAAAGGGAATGCAAGTCCACCAAAGTTACTACCTCCTCCGAAGCAAGCAATAATCTTATCAGGATATTCTCCCGTCATTTCCATCTGCTTTTCAGCCTCTAATCCGATAATTGTTTGATGCAGAGTGACATGGTTAAGCACCGAACCTAAGGTGTATTTGCAATTAGGGGTGGTTGTAGCAAGCTCGATAGCTTCTGATATAGCTGTACCTAATGTGCCAGGATGGCGTGGATCTCGGGTGATAATATCTTTGCCTGCACGAGTAGACATTGATGGAGAACCAGTTACTTCAGCCCCGAAAGTACGCATAATACTACTGCGATAGGGCTTTTGTTGCATACTAACTTTCACCTGATAAACTGCTGCTGACAAGCCAAAAAGGCTTGCTGCATAGCTTAAAGCAGCACCCCATTGACCTGCTCCCGTTTCTGTTGTGACGTTAGTTGTGCCCTCTTGCTTGCAATAATAGCACTGAGGGATAGCCGAATTCACCTTATGAGAACCCAAAGGGTTTACACTTTCATTCTTAAAGTATATATGTGCAGGTGTATCTAGGGCTTTTTCTAATGCATAAGCACGAACTAGGGGGGTAGATCTATAAAATTTATATTTATCGAGGACTTCTTCTGGAATGTCAATCCAGCTATTTGTGAAATCAAGTTCTTGTTTACTACACTCTAAAGAGAATATGTGTGCCAAATCTTCAACCCCCATTGGCTCTTTAGTTTGTGGGTTAAGAAGTGGAAGAGGCTTCGTTTTTAAATCGGCTTGAATGTTATACCATTGTGTAGGAAGCTCTTTTTCTGATAGATAGAATCTTTTTTGTTTGCTCATACTACTTCTTTTTAATTGTGAATACTTACAAATAGGACCTTAAAAGCAATAATTTGAATGTTTTTGTTATCCTGTTATACTGCTGTTTTTGTTTGAAAAACGTTGTAATTGCTATTGTCCTATTATTGCAAAGTTAGTGAAAAAACTAGTTTTTTGAATAATTAAATGCATAAATATTCGATATTTTGTATTTATAAACAAATAGAATGTCTTATCTTTGTATGCAAGTATGGCTATATTATTAACTCTTTTTGTCTATTTCGTGGTGCTTTTGCTCATTAGTAAGCTAACGACACGCAAAGCAACTAATGGTGTTTTTTTTAAGGCGAACAACACTTCTCCTTGGTATATGGTGGCTTTTGGAATGATTGGAGCCTCGATTTCGGGGGTTACTTTTGTTTCAGTTCCAGGAATGGTGAATAAGATTTCGATGACTTATTTGCAGACCTGCATGGGCTTTATTGTGGGATATGTGTTGGTTTCCTTTGTACTTTTACCCGTATATTACCGCTTAAATCTTACCACCATCTATTCTTTTTTAGAGCAAAGGTTCGGTGTTTATGCCTATAAAACGGGTGCTATTTTCTTTTTATTGGCAAAAATGATAGGCTCTGCCATACGCTTTTATGTCGTTTGTATCATTCTTCAGCAGTTTGTTCTCAATGCTTTTGGCATACCATTCTATGTAACTGTGCTCGCAATGGTGCTGTTGATATGGCTTTATACTTATCGAGGAGGAATTAAAACCCTTGTATTTACAGATGTTTTTCAGACTTTCTGCATGCTAACGGCTTTAATTCTAATTATTTATGGCGTTGTAGATGCTTTGGGAATGAGTATGTCTGAGGCTATAACAGCGGTGTGGAACGACCCAAGAAGTAAGATTTTTGAATGGAATGACGCATCGTCTACTCAATATTTTTGGAAACAATTCTTTAGTGGTGCATTCATAGTGGTGGTGATGACGGGCTTAGATCAAGATATGATGCAGAAGAATTTAACCTGTAAATCGTTGAAAGAGGCTCAGAAAGATATGTGTACTTATGGATTAGCGTTCCTTCCTACCAACTTTTTATTCTTGTTTTTGGGAGTCCTTTTGTCGCTTCTTGCCACCCAACAAGGGATTGCTTTGCCAAAAGCAGGTGACGAACTATTGCCTATGTTTGCTGCAACAGGCAACCTAGGTCAGCTTGTATTGGTTCTGTTTTCTATCGGAATTATCGCTGCTTCGTTCTCAAGTGCCGACTCTGCGCTTACTGCTCTCACCACAACTATGTGTATAGACGTGTGCAATAAGCCTGAAAACGAATCGTTTAGAAAGCGTATTCACATCGCTATGGCTATTGTTTTCGCTCTATTTATCTTGATTTTTAAGGCGTTAAACAATACAAGTGCTATCGATGCTATCTATATAATGTGCGCTTATACCTATGGTCCTTTGTTGGGATTGTTTGCCTTTGGACTCTTTACTCGCCACAAACTGCACGATCGTTTTGTGCCTTATGTTGCCATTTTGGCACCTTGTTTGTGTTGGACATTGAGCTATGTTTCTGAAAATTGGTGGGGATATAAGTTTGGATACGAATTGTTATTGATTAATGGAGCGTTGTCGTTCCTTGGATTCTACTTGCTCAAACGTTCAAAATAGCATTGTAAAATCAACTTCAAAATAGCTGTTTTTATTGTCTTTTAGGGTGAGGAAGTGGGGTAGAAGTGGTGATTTTATCTTTTATACATTTTGTTTCTTATAGATAAAATCAGTTTGAATTGTATTTTTATGCATTCTTTTTTTGCTTATAAAAACATTGCTTTTAGCGTGCAATAGCTATTCTTTTTAAGTGTAATAACATTGCTTTTGCGTGGTAAAAGTATTGATATTACTCTTAAATTTACAACTCATCTTCTTGCAAAGGTAATGAAGGTGCAAGCGAAAGACATAAAAAGCACTCTAACAATGCATAAAACATCATTAGAGTGCCTTCTTTTTATATTCAGAAAATGTGTTTCTTACTTATTGATTGTTGTTAAATAGCGTTCTGCTTCCATTGCTGCTTTGCAGCCAGAACCTGCAGCAACAACTGCTTGGCGATAGGTGTTGTCGGCAACATCGCCTGCTGCAAACACACCTTCTATGTTTGTTTTAGGAGTGTTTCCTTGTGTTTTGATGAATCCTTGTTCGTCGGTTTCAATAGCATGGCTAAACACTTTAGAGTTAGGATTATGTCCAATAGCCAAGAAGAAACCATCAATTGGAAGGTCATAATGTGTTTCATCAGCCTCACCAAGGCGTTTTACGAGGTGAACTCCTTCAACTCCATCTTCTCCGTAGAGTCCTTCTGTGTTGTGTTCGAATAGCACTTCGATTTTTTCATTTTGCATAACACGTTGGCGCATCACGTCAGATGCACGTAAATAGTCTTTACGAACAATCATATAAACCTTGCTTGCAAGTCCTGAGAGATAGATAGCTTCTTCGCAAGCAGTGTCTCCACCACCTACAACAGCAACCACTTTTTTGCGATAGAAGAATCCATCACAAGTGGCGCAAGCACTTACTCCACGACCATTATATTTGGTTTCGTCTGGCAAACCTAAATATTTTGCACTTGCACCAGTGGCAATAATCACTGTTTCAGCTTCTATTTCATCACCTCTGTCGGTTGTAAGTACGTATGGTTTTTGTGTGAAATCAACTTTAGTTATTTCGCCATCACGAATGTCTGCGCCAAATCTTTCTGCTTGTTTGCGTAGATCTTGCATCATAAGATTGCCATCAACGCCTTCTGGATAGCCTGGAAAATTCTCTATATCTGTTGTTTGTGTTAATTGACCACCAGGCTGAATGCCACAGAATTCGATTGGATTTAAGTTGGCTCTACTTGCATAAATAGCTGCAGTATAGCCCGCTGGACCACTTCCGATGATAGCGCAACGAGTGTATTCTTTTGTTGACATAATATTAATTCTTTGGTTTGTATTATATAATGAGGTAGAACTAATGCCCTTTTTATCAGTAAAGGATTGATGGACATGTTGTTCTTGCTTTTCTTTTATTGCGTTCTTTTGTTGTAAACATTTACTATTATTCAGCTAAAAGCTTTTCAATTTCTTCAGAAATAACAGCACAACTTGTTGTGGGTTCAAAGCGTTTAACAACTTTTCCTTGCTTGTTGATAAGGAATTTAGTGAAATTCCATTTGATATCAGATTTGCTCTTATAGTCAGGATCAGCCTCTGAAAGGATCTTTTCTAATATTGGTGTAAGTTCATGTTGCTCGTCCCAACCTGCAAAACCTTTTTCTTCTTTAAGGAATTTGTATAGTGGCTCAGCGTCATCTCCGTTTACTTTAATCTTTTTGAAACGTGGAAAATCGGTACCAAAGTTAAGTTTGCAGAAGTCATGAATTGCTTCATCGGTTCCTGGAGCCTGTCCTCCAAACTGGTTACAAGGAAAATCTAGGATAGCAAAACCTTGTGTACGATATTTCTTATATAGTTCTTCTAGCTCTGTATATTGTGGAGTAAAGCCACATTCTGTTGCTGTATTAACGATGAGAAGAACTTCGTTTTTATATTCTTTCAATGAAACTTCGACACCCTTACGATCTTTTACGCTGTAGTTATATACTGTCTTCATATTTTATTTTATTATGTGTGATTAAATTTTTCTTATTTATTATATTGCAAAGATAATGCCAAATCGACTAAAAGACATTGCTTTTACACGTTTTTCTGCTTTAAAAAGAATAAAGAGCTAGGCTTTTGTTTTGTTTCTTTCTATTAAGAATAGGGAAAAACCTATTAAAGTGTAGGGATTTTATATTTGGAAAGGATTTGGAATGCTTTAATTTTGCAAACATAAAATTATGAGAATAATTATCTGTTCACTAGCGGTAGCAATGAAAAAAGATATGTTTCTTGTATTGAAGAAAATGAATAGTAACAAAACATAGTTAAGGGCTTATGAAGAAGATCAATGTGTTTTTAGCCTCATTTATGGTGACTATTTTAGCAATAGGTCTTACATCGTGTGATTATGATTATTATGATGGTTACTATGATGGCGAATACTATGGTGGTTATAACCATAATAACTCTAGCAACTTGCCAACACCTGTGCAAATGGCGAATGTCTTACGAGGCACATGGCGTGGTAAAACTAAGGTGAAATATAAAGAAAATGGTCAAATTCTGACCGATATGTTGAATACAGAGATAACATTTAGACAAACGAAGTTGAATGCAACTTACGGAGAAGGAACACAGATTGATTATCAAAATAACAGCGTAGTATCGTCAAGACGCTTTACTTGGAATATAGATTATGCGACTCTTGACATTGTGATAAGTTATAAAAAGGAAAATGGAAATGTATTTACGATGCGAATCGATTATGATGATTTACAATTAAACAACCGTACTTTTTCGGGAGAAATGGAAGGTTATAATGAAGCAGATGAATTCGATTATAGGAGATACGGATATAGTAGAATACTTAAAATGATAAAGTAAGAAATAAGTTAAGTGAAAAGAGCATCAGGATAACAAAGCTCTTATTATAATGTATGTAAATGGCATAGGCGCAGAAAACTCTCTCTTCTGTGCCTATTTCTTTTGTTCAGAATCTTAAAAGTGCTTTCTTTTGATAGTACTTCCTTGATTTGAAAGGACAAAATTTTTATTTTGATAAGCTGTTTTCCTTTTTTTTATAAATAAGAAAGTAGTTCTTTTATTTTATTCCTCAGTTTATTGAGATTGAATAAGGGTTTTCTTTTGCTGAGAAGAAAAGGGAAAAAAGGTGAAATAGAGGTGTTTATAGAGTAGAGATAATCAAAAACTGCTGTAAATGAATGGAGTTAAAACAGCAGTTCTTGTGTTGTTATTATTTTAGATCCCACAAATTGTTATTCACAGACACAGCTTCAATGGTGCGTTCAATGTTGTCTGGCAGATTACAAAAGAAGTCAATGCCAGTCTTTTCTTCTAGTTCTTTAATCGAAACTGCATATTTAGCTAATCTATTATCCTTGTTATTCTCGTGCTTAACCCAGAATCCAACGGCATTATATACGCCGTTTTTCACTCTAAGAATAGCCATAAAGAAATAAGTTGGCACAATCATTCCCTTGCCAGTTGTAGTATATTGTGCGCTATTGTCGATGGTTCCACCCTTGCAAACATAAAGAGTGTCTG
This genomic window contains:
- the mfd gene encoding transcription-repair coupling factor — translated: MKLSDIATLYGALPQAIALRKTLSDNATNTIWLKNIKASAVPLLFASVAPKAQQVFVFILADADEAGYFYNDLAQIMGKEQVMFFPSSYRRAVKYGQHDPASEILRTEVLATLSAKENSDTLNKQPLFIVSYPEAIAEMVVSKQLISDKVVKVAVSQVIDLVELRKRLLELGFSECDYVYEPGQFAIRGSLLDIYSFSHEYPYRVDFFGDEVDSIRTFDIESQLSRDKKESIEILPELSTETNERVPLLRFLPQGAIVAMKDQSFVHQTIDNIYREGFTSAAITERLSGATEQEQAEIERELCRENILCSASMFVDDISKVKRIEFGSSPVSVPNATIEFNITPQPLFHKNFELLKKTFEDFVLKGYKLYIFADSAKQQQRLYDILNSEVNEKNEAVKVSEIKKLDFISVDKTIHEGFIDNDLGVCFFTDHQIFDRFHKYNLKSDGARAGKMALTLKELQEMEPGDFIVHVDFGIGKFGGLVRVPSGESYQEMIRIIYNNNDKVDISIHSLYKISKYKRGDTEQPPRLSTLGTGAWERIKERTKKRIKDIARDLIKLYAKRRHEKGFAFSVDSFLQHELEASFLYEDTPDQLKATQEVKADMESGRPMDRLVCGDVGFGKTEVAIRAAFKAACDNKQVAVLVPTTVLAYQHFQSFSSRLKGLPVKVDYLSRARTAKQTKQVLTDLEKGDLSILIGTHKLISKAVKWHDLGLLIIDEEQKFGVSVKEKLRTIKTNVDTLTMSATPIPRTLQFSLMGARDMSIIRTPPPNRYPIHTELSEFSSDVIRDAINFEMSRNGQVYFVNDRISNLQELSNLILKYIPDCRLAIGHGRMQPEELEQIIMGFMNHDYDVLLSTTIIESGIDISNANTIIINDAHRFGLSDLHQMRGRVGRSNRKAFCYLLAPPKSLLKQDARRRLEALETFSELGSGFSLSMQDLDIRGAGNLLGSEQSGFIEDLGYETYQKILTQAVTELKNDEFFDLYQEQIDAGEAIKASDFVEDCAVDSDLEMYFPDSYVPGSSERMLLYRELDNIESDDALHAYKQRLLDRFGEIPYQAEELMNVVALRRLGKNMGIEKIILRQGRMNLQLVGNTNSAYYKSEAFGRLINYVGNNPRSCNIKEHKGLRMVTIASVPTVNKAVEVLQLIENC
- a CDS encoding polyprenol monophosphomannose synthase: MNQSDSIVIIPTYNEKENVENIIRAVFALDKCFHILIIDDGSPDGTASIVQRLQAEEFADRLFLIERQGKLGLGTAYITGFKWALENNYDYIFEMDADFSHAPSDLPRLYNACAQEGYDVAIGSRYVSGVNVVNWPIGRVLMSYFASKYVRFITGFKVHDTTAGFKCYRRKVLETIPLDQVRFKGYGFQIEMKYTAYKIGFKIKEVPVVFVNRQEGVSKMSGGIFGEAFFGVMRLRWDGWFRKYPKISH
- a CDS encoding sodium:solute symporter codes for the protein MAILLTLFVYFVVLLLISKLTTRKATNGVFFKANNTSPWYMVAFGMIGASISGVTFVSVPGMVNKISMTYLQTCMGFIVGYVLVSFVLLPVYYRLNLTTIYSFLEQRFGVYAYKTGAIFFLLAKMIGSAIRFYVVCIILQQFVLNAFGIPFYVTVLAMVLLIWLYTYRGGIKTLVFTDVFQTFCMLTALILIIYGVVDALGMSMSEAITAVWNDPRSKIFEWNDASSTQYFWKQFFSGAFIVVVMTGLDQDMMQKNLTCKSLKEAQKDMCTYGLAFLPTNFLFLFLGVLLSLLATQQGIALPKAGDELLPMFAATGNLGQLVLVLFSIGIIAASFSSADSALTALTTTMCIDVCNKPENESFRKRIHIAMAIVFALFILIFKALNNTSAIDAIYIMCAYTYGPLLGLFAFGLFTRHKLHDRFVPYVAILAPCLCWTLSYVSENWWGYKFGYELLLINGALSFLGFYLLKRSK
- the trxB gene encoding thioredoxin-disulfide reductase; translated protein: MSTKEYTRCAIIGSGPAGYTAAIYASRANLNPIEFCGIQPGGQLTQTTDIENFPGYPEGVDGNLMMQDLRKQAERFGADIRDGEITKVDFTQKPYVLTTDRGDEIEAETVIIATGASAKYLGLPDETKYNGRGVSACATCDGFFYRKKVVAVVGGGDTACEEAIYLSGLASKVYMIVRKDYLRASDVMRQRVMQNEKIEVLFEHNTEGLYGEDGVEGVHLVKRLGEADETHYDLPIDGFFLAIGHNPNSKVFSHAIETDEQGFIKTQGNTPKTNIEGVFAAGDVADNTYRQAVVAAGSGCKAAMEAERYLTTINK
- a CDS encoding TrpB-like pyridoxal phosphate-dependent enzyme, whose amino-acid sequence is MSKQKRFYLSEKELPTQWYNIQADLKTKPLPLLNPQTKEPMGVEDLAHIFSLECSKQELDFTNSWIDIPEEVLDKYKFYRSTPLVRAYALEKALDTPAHIYFKNESVNPLGSHKVNSAIPQCYYCKQEGTTNVTTETGAGQWGAALSYAASLFGLSAAVYQVKVSMQQKPYRSSIMRTFGAEVTGSPSMSTRAGKDIITRDPRHPGTLGTAISEAIELATTTPNCKYTLGSVLNHVTLHQTIIGLEAEKQMEMTGEYPDKIIACFGGGSNFGGLAFPFMRHTLLSGKKTEFIAVEPESCPKLTRGKFEYDFGDEAGYTPLLPMYTLGHDFKPANIHAGGLRYHGAGTLVSQLIKDGLMRGEDIPQLESFDASMLFARTEGIIPAPESGHAIAATIREAIKCKESGEAKVLLFNLSGHGLIDMTAYESYLNGDLQNYSISDQEISNSLKDVPKVEFL
- a CDS encoding glutathione peroxidase translates to MKTVYNYSVKDRKGVEVSLKEYKNEVLLIVNTATECGFTPQYTELEELYKKYRTQGFAILDFPCNQFGGQAPGTDEAIHDFCKLNFGTDFPRFKKIKVNGDDAEPLYKFLKEEKGFAGWDEQHELTPILEKILSEADPDYKSKSDIKWNFTKFLINKQGKVVKRFEPTTSCAVISEEIEKLLAE
- a CDS encoding 1-acyl-sn-glycerol-3-phosphate acyltransferase, with amino-acid sequence MKLLYRIYQLFIALPLIAIATLLTALTTTIGCTIGNGNFWGYYPGMIWGRVVLALLLLPVKVEGREHLKKGQSYVFVSNHQGAFDIFLIYGYLGRNFKWMMKYQLRKMPFVGRACAAAHHIFVDKRTPKKVKETIDHARSILQQGMSLTIFPEGARSFTGHMGVFKRGSFNLADELQLPIVPITINGSFDVMPRTRDMRWVNWHPLRLTIHQPIEPKGQGTENIKALLDESYKVVMSGLVKEYQGFAENPDQ